From a region of the Mercurialis annua linkage group LG1-X, ddMerAnnu1.2, whole genome shotgun sequence genome:
- the LOC126658622 gene encoding pentatricopeptide repeat-containing protein At2g16880, with amino-acid sequence MEAWKPNEISTLESKLTHILTSSEEEPLQLQKLQPYIPHFSQNPNLLISILSSKSLFNKPNTLLSFFKWSQLHLSQSISPLPLLSLLSPLLCHHKFSDAKSLLTAFIAADKTHMLHLHLLNLPVNKIRSLKLVLDTSIGAYVACRLPHHAAQIFNRMKRLNLKPNLLTCNTLINALVRCPSKHSILLSRAVFSDAIKLDVEVNTNTFNILIYGCCVEGKFKEGLGLIGKMREFGCFPDNVSYNTILDFLCKKGKLNEARDLLIDMKNDRLLPNRYTFNILVSGYCKLGWFKEAAQILNLMTQTNVLPDVYTYNMLIAGFCRDGRIDEAFRLRDQMESLKLLPDVVTYNTLINGCFECNNSLKSFELIGEMEGKGVKPNVVTHNIVVNWYVKEGKMDDAGRELRKMDENGFSPDCVTYNTLISGYCKAGNLDDAFRTMDEMGRKGLKMNSVTLNTILHILCQEKKLDEACKLLNSASKRGYFVDEVSYGTLIMGYFRDEKSAKAMKLWDEMKEKEILPSTATYNTVITGLCQSGKTDLSVDMLNELLGNGLVPDEITYNTIIHGYCREGQVEKAFHFYNEMVENSFKPDVFTCNILLRGLCKEGMLDKALKLFNTWILKGKSIDAVTYNTLISSLSKEGRFEEAFDLLAEMEEKKLGPDSYTFNIILGTLADAGRTKEAEEFISKFMEQEKLQETTILLDEQKNVNTSETHQESDPKSNEFSEQINELCAQGKYKDAMRMFQESTQEGIVLHKSTYISLIEGLIMRRKSISKASLS; translated from the coding sequence ATGGAAGCATGGAAACCTAATGAAATATCAACCCTAGAATCGAAACTAACACACATTCTTACATCATCAGAAGAAGAACCATTACAGCTGCAGAAACTCCAACCCTACATTCCCCATTTCTCCCAAAACCCTAATCTCCTAATCTCAATTCTCTCATCAAAATCCCTCTTCAACAAGCCCAACACTCTGCTCTCCTTCTTCAAATGGTCACAGCTGCACCTCTCTCAATCAATTTCACCACTCCCTTTACTTTCCCTGCTCTCTCCGCTTCTCTGTCATCATAAATTCTCCGACGCCAAATCCCTCCTCACCGCATTTATCGCGGCCGATAAAACCCATATGCTCCACCTCCACCTCCTTAATTTGCCGGTTAACAAGATTAGGTCGTTGAAACTCGTTCTGGATACCTCGATTGGCGCTTACGTGGCGTGCCGTTTGCCCCACCATGCTGCTCAGATTTTTAATAGAATGAAAAGGTTGAATCTTAAGCCCAATTTGCTTACTTGTAACACTCTTATTAATGCTTTGGTTAGATGCCCTTCTAAGCATTCTATTCTCTTGTCTAGAGCTGTTTTTAGTGATGCTATTAAGTTGGATGTTGAGGTTAATACtaatacttttaatattttgatttatggGTGTTGTGTTGAGGGTAAGTTTAAGGAGGGTCTCGGGTTGATCGGGAAAATGCGGGAATTTGGTTGTTTTCCTGATAATGTATCTTATAATACGATCTTGGATTTTTTGTGTAAGAAAGGGAAGTTGAATGAGGCTAGGGATTTGTTGATAGATATGAAAAATGATAGGTTATTGCCAAATCGctatacttttaatattttggttTCGGGGTACTGTAAGTTAGGTTGGTTCAAGGAGGCTGCTCAGATTCTTAACTTAATGACGCAGACTAATGTGTTGCCCGATGTTTATACTTATAATATGTTGATTGCTGGGTTTTGTAGAGATGGTAGGATTGATGAGGCGTTTAGGTTGAGAGATCAGATGGAGAGTTTAAAGTTGTTACCTGATGTTGTTACGTATAATACTTTGATTAATGGATGCTTTGAGTGTAATAATAGCTTAAAGAGTTTTGAATTGATTGGTGAGATGGAAGGGAAGGGAGTGAAGCCGAATGTCGTTACACATAATATAGTGGTTAATTGGTATGTGAAGGAAGGGAAGATGGATGATGCAGGACGTGAACTTAGAAAGATGGATGAAAATGGATTTTCACCTGATTGTGTTACATATAACACTTTAATTAGTGGATATTGTAAAGCTGGAAATCTAGATGATGCATTCAGGACAATGGATGAAATGGGAAGGAAAGGTTTGAAAATGAATAGTGTAACTCTTAATACAATTCTTCATATTCTTTGCCAAGAGAAGAAACTTGATGAAGCATGCAAGTTGCTCAATAGTGCTAGTAAGCGTGGATATTTTGTGGATGAGGTCAGCTATGGAACTTTGATAATGGGATATTTTAGAGATGAAAAGTCAGCTAAAGCAATGAAGCTTTGGGATGAGATGAAGGAGAAAGAGATTCTTCCAAGCACCGCCACATATAACACTGTTATTACAGGGTTATGCCAATCAGGGAAAACTGACCTATCAGTTGATATGTTGAATGAACTTCTAGGGAATGGCTTGGTTCCTGATGAAATCACATACAATACAATCATTCATGGCTACTGCCGGGAGGGGCAAGTTGAGAAagcatttcatttttataatgaaATGGTTGAGAATTCATTTAAACCCGATGTGTTCACTTGTAACATTCTTCTTCGTGGGCTTTGCAAAGAGGGCATGCTTGATAAGGCTCTTAAACTGTTCAACACATGGATTTTGAAGGGGAAATCTATTGATGCAGTTACTTACAACACATTGATATCAAGTCTTTCCAAAGAAGGCAGATTTGAGGAGGCATTTGATCTTCTTGCAGAGATGGAGGAAAAGAAGCTAGGGCCTGATTCTTACACTTTTAATATTATTCTTGGTACACTTGCTGATGCAGGTAGGACAAAAGAGGCTGAAGAGTTTATCTCAAAGTTTATGGAACAGGAAAAATTGCAGGAAACCACCATATTGTTAGATGAACAGAAAAATGTCAATACCAGTGAAACTCATCAAGAATCTGATCCAAAATCTAATGAATTTTCAGAACAGATCAATGAGCTGTGTGCTCAAGGGAAATACAAGGATGCAATGCGTATGTTTCAAGAATCAACACAGGAGGGCATCGTGTTACATAAATCTACGTATATTAGTTTGATTGAAGGACTTATTATGAGACGAAAAAGCATCTCAAAAGCCTCTTTATCGTAG